In Labilibaculum sp. DW002, the genomic window AGATAAGTTTTTTAATATTACTGGGCAAGGTTCAACCATGAAGACAGAAATTGTCGCTGGTTTAACAACATTTGCTACAATGGCATATATTTTAGCCGTTAACCCTTATTTCCTTTCTGTTGCAGGAATGGATTACGGTGCGGTTATGACTGCTACTGCTTTATCAGCAGTAATCGCAACTTTAGTTATGGCTTTAGTTGCAAAACTTCCATTTGCTTTGGCTCCAGGAATGGGATTAAATGCATTTTTCGCTTTCACTGTTTGTGGTGTAATGGGATGTAGCTGGCAATTAGCTCTAACAGCTGTTCTTGCTGAAGGTATCATCTTTTTATTACTAACCTTCTTTAATGTTCGTGAAGCAATTATCAATTCGATTCCTAAAAATATCAAGCACGCTATTTCGGTAGGTATTGGTCTTTTTATTGCCTTTATCGGATTAGCTCACCAAGATGTTGCAATTATTGTACAAGGACAAGGTATTCCTGTTCACTTAGGTAACCTACATGCTCCAGGTGCATTACTATGTATTGCTGGTATCATCATTATTGGTGTTCTTTTGGTTCGCAAGGTTAAAGGTGCTATCCTAATCGGATTATTAGCAGTTACTGTTATTGGTTTAATCCCAGGCTTAGACATTACGAACTTACCTAAGGATGGCGGAATCATGAGTCTTCCTCCTTCTCTTGAGCCTATCTTCTTTAAATTTGTAGGTTGGGATGAAATCTTAACTTGGAAATTTGTAACGATACTATTTGTATTCCTTTTTGTTGATATGTTCGATACTGTAGGAACACTTGTAGGTGTAGCTTCTAAAGCTGATATCTTAACAGAAGATGGAAAAGTACCTCGTGCTAAGCAAGCTCTTTTAGCTGATGCTGTTGGTACAACTGCTGGTGCTATCTTAGGAACTTCAACAGTTACTACTTATGTAGAAAGTGCTGCTGGTGTTGCTGAAGGTGGTAAAACAGGTATGACTTCATTAACTGTTGCTGTAATGTTCTTTTTAGCATTGTTCTTCACTCCATTATTTACCATGATTCCTGCTGCAGCTAGTTCTTCAGTATTGGTAATTATTGGTATTTTCATGATGAGTCCAATTACTAAAATTGATTTTGAAGATTACACGGAATTTATTCCTGCTTTCTTGACCATGATCATGATGCCACTTACTTACAGTATTGC contains:
- a CDS encoding NCS2 family permease, with product MLDKFFNITGQGSTMKTEIVAGLTTFATMAYILAVNPYFLSVAGMDYGAVMTATALSAVIATLVMALVAKLPFALAPGMGLNAFFAFTVCGVMGCSWQLALTAVLAEGIIFLLLTFFNVREAIINSIPKNIKHAISVGIGLFIAFIGLAHQDVAIIVQGQGIPVHLGNLHAPGALLCIAGIIIIGVLLVRKVKGAILIGLLAVTVIGLIPGLDITNLPKDGGIMSLPPSLEPIFFKFVGWDEILTWKFVTILFVFLFVDMFDTVGTLVGVASKADILTEDGKVPRAKQALLADAVGTTAGAILGTSTVTTYVESAAGVAEGGKTGMTSLTVAVMFFLALFFTPLFTMIPAAASSSVLVIIGIFMMSPITKIDFEDYTEFIPAFLTMIMMPLTYSIAEGIAFGMLSYVILKVLTGRYKEVNIAMLIIAILFVLKYVYNIGE